From a region of the Mesomycoplasma ovipneumoniae ATCC 29419 genome:
- a CDS encoding P97 family adhesin, whose amino-acid sequence MHEKNKNSLILALTAVGGVAIFATTIGLVTRIRYTGENPRAELENLVSRIQNVAFKSDVFDDSTTYSQIKAQLFDDSGKLLAGTDLNKFISFYTQVNSKLRKFEPTFAPNKPFLEFVDLIPNDNDQSFELRFRAKHQIDNNHTAFSTIISKKVSFAQRSQFALAEFNSNLEKITKSFKENIQNLRRTGFSSNFSSPNLIDQKIASLTRVEDFAADVNKAGTQLEAVEKISQYFPDFQKIINELNFDQNNSFPFKQGTIYNFSLEKHPGTNNFISVDSNSVPSFLVKAELTDDAKFELKNFNIEDAQLIEKIDLVPQVSSGSESSQDANNEGKTDESGEKQVKKATYFADLDDILSKISLRKLNFLDFKVAPGQIAQTSTTVAASSLSSSTSEPLAQLQQVNSVQLFQEQVQGQQEGQGQTGTQTQNGDQAQNGGQAQAQDGVQAQGAEGGQPQPESSEQVPAPETKTDSFEQFANKLTVNSTTSIEFLEKINKDLYKSNQDQSKSVVKAIEDNLLINPISLDFGEFSPYFSQKKVSGVDFQLDINRAKATSSTLEIPVNINLYSSFFGDKNPRLLKSKKETFEIKYFKQNDGTTGTTHQLDKNRQDFYFINSLPEQTSSTTTSSTQPKIHEEKIVTATSFISKTELEKLIENDNQKSEELKQILSNQFQYGYDFNPHESMLKSWTGNQKFPKLHDFSDFQSDDQTSTHFGIKSLKSKKFFTNEHDVAAFYAYLLSMEPTEILEYLFEIAKSANLIDPNEKINVNDIKEGNIFRTAEGIKFKSKSNIMGLDFNGHVKTFDKRGWISNLFLPKTIADKFKDNRDDDKIFEELNKISPAKIQQDSSTNTSTAEDIYKDIRENTKKINQANNNSSSGGGVLALVSTDTTQTQQAAKPVEELVKDFYSTKTEKLTNLKDLLLAFYVKAKELNNFRAWAKVSSGLDYQIVFEKQTGAANYSTGTDIPDGSEGYNLTYYYKIFNKETKVEEYQSPKTALKILVSKIDQKQSEEKKTLNQAVLSIPPSYSLIQYEKAEFEKIATQTSGDQASKKAFEETKEFKEIQEIIKKQDPNLVLSVKSETKDIFHPDTTKIVLLEVTKKVQSETESTENSTQSSEKSQLNFQIRIQKLPEPAKPEASEMTNPSGSEATAATTEANSTTSATQTSSTTSETSSTS is encoded by the coding sequence AAATCCGCGAGCTGAGTTAGAAAATTTAGTTTCTCGAATCCAAAATGTTGCCTTTAAATCCGACGTCTTTGATGATTCTACAACATATAGTCAAATAAAAGCACAACTTTTTGACGACAGTGGAAAATTATTAGCAGGCACAGATTTAAATAAATTTATATCTTTTTACACACAAGTTAACTCCAAACTACGCAAATTTGAGCCAACTTTTGCACCAAATAAACCATTTTTAGAGTTTGTTGACTTAATTCCAAACGATAATGATCAAAGTTTTGAGCTTCGTTTCCGCGCAAAACACCAAATTGACAATAATCACACAGCATTTTCAACAATTATTTCTAAAAAAGTTTCATTTGCACAACGTTCACAATTTGCTCTTGCCGAATTTAATTCCAATTTAGAAAAAATTACTAAAAGCTTCAAAGAAAACATCCAAAATTTAAGAAGAACAGGATTTAGCTCCAATTTTTCAAGTCCTAATTTAATTGATCAAAAAATCGCATCCTTAACCCGTGTTGAGGATTTTGCCGCTGATGTTAATAAAGCTGGAACTCAACTTGAGGCAGTTGAAAAAATATCTCAATATTTCCCGGATTTTCAAAAAATAATTAACGAGTTAAATTTTGATCAAAATAATTCTTTCCCTTTTAAACAAGGAACAATTTACAATTTTAGTTTAGAAAAACATCCTGGAACAAATAATTTTATTTCAGTTGATTCAAACTCAGTTCCAAGTTTTTTAGTTAAAGCTGAATTGACTGATGATGCAAAATTTGAGCTTAAAAATTTCAACATTGAGGACGCTCAGTTAATTGAAAAAATTGACTTAGTTCCCCAAGTTAGTTCAGGTTCTGAATCAAGTCAAGATGCAAATAATGAAGGAAAAACCGATGAATCTGGCGAAAAACAAGTAAAAAAAGCAACTTATTTTGCTGATTTAGATGACATTTTATCTAAAATTTCACTCAGAAAATTAAATTTTCTTGATTTTAAAGTTGCTCCTGGGCAAATTGCACAAACCTCTACAACTGTTGCGGCTAGTTCACTTTCTTCATCAACTTCTGAGCCATTAGCACAACTTCAGCAAGTAAATTCAGTCCAATTATTTCAAGAGCAAGTGCAAGGACAACAAGAAGGACAAGGGCAAACAGGAACACAAACACAAAACGGAGACCAAGCACAAAATGGAGGGCAAGCTCAAGCACAAGATGGAGTTCAAGCACAAGGAGCTGAAGGTGGTCAACCCCAACCCGAATCCTCAGAACAAGTTCCCGCTCCTGAAACAAAAACCGACAGTTTTGAACAATTTGCTAACAAACTTACCGTTAATTCGACTACTTCGATAGAATTTTTAGAAAAAATAAATAAAGATCTATATAAATCAAATCAAGATCAATCTAAATCTGTTGTAAAAGCCATCGAAGATAATCTTTTAATAAATCCGATTTCTCTTGATTTTGGCGAATTTTCTCCATATTTTTCACAAAAAAAAGTGTCAGGAGTTGATTTTCAGCTTGATATTAATCGTGCAAAAGCAACATCAAGTACTCTTGAAATTCCGGTAAATATTAACCTTTATTCAAGTTTTTTTGGTGATAAAAATCCTAGACTATTAAAATCAAAAAAAGAAACTTTTGAAATAAAATATTTCAAACAAAATGATGGAACAACTGGTACAACTCATCAACTTGACAAAAATCGTCAAGATTTTTACTTTATTAATTCTTTACCAGAACAAACTTCTTCTACTACCACTTCATCAACTCAACCTAAAATTCATGAAGAAAAAATTGTAACCGCAACTTCATTTATTTCCAAAACTGAGTTAGAAAAATTAATTGAAAACGATAATCAAAAATCTGAAGAATTAAAGCAAATTTTATCAAATCAGTTCCAGTATGGATATGACTTTAATCCTCATGAATCAATGCTAAAATCATGAACAGGAAATCAAAAGTTCCCTAAATTACATGATTTTTCTGATTTTCAATCTGATGATCAAACAAGCACACACTTTGGAATTAAATCTTTAAAGTCTAAGAAATTTTTCACAAACGAGCATGATGTTGCTGCTTTTTATGCTTATTTATTAAGTATGGAGCCAACTGAAATTTTAGAATATCTTTTTGAGATTGCAAAATCAGCAAACTTAATTGATCCTAATGAAAAAATAAATGTAAATGATATTAAAGAAGGTAACATTTTTAGAACTGCAGAAGGTATAAAATTTAAATCTAAGTCTAACATTATGGGTCTGGATTTTAACGGTCATGTTAAAACTTTCGATAAAAGAGGTTGAATTTCTAACTTATTTTTACCAAAAACTATCGCTGATAAATTCAAAGACAACCGTGATGATGACAAAATTTTTGAAGAACTTAACAAAATAAGTCCAGCAAAAATTCAACAAGATTCTTCAACAAACACAAGCACAGCCGAAGATATCTACAAAGATATTCGCGAAAACACTAAAAAAATTAATCAAGCTAATAACAATTCAAGTTCAGGCGGTGGAGTCTTAGCATTAGTTTCAACCGACACTACCCAAACTCAACAAGCCGCTAAACCTGTTGAAGAATTAGTGAAAGATTTTTATTCAACAAAAACAGAAAAACTGACAAATTTAAAAGATTTATTACTTGCATTTTATGTTAAGGCTAAAGAACTTAATAATTTTAGAGCTTGAGCAAAAGTTAGTTCAGGTTTAGATTATCAAATAGTTTTTGAAAAACAAACTGGAGCAGCAAATTATTCAACAGGAACCGATATTCCGGACGGATCTGAAGGGTACAATCTTACTTATTATTACAAAATTTTCAATAAAGAAACTAAGGTTGAAGAATATCAAAGTCCAAAAACAGCTTTAAAAATATTAGTTTCTAAAATAGATCAAAAACAATCTGAAGAAAAAAAGACCCTAAATCAAGCAGTTTTGAGTATTCCACCTTCTTATTCTTTGATTCAATATGAAAAAGCTGAATTTGAAAAAATAGCTACCCAAACTAGTGGTGATCAAGCTTCAAAAAAAGCTTTTGAAGAAACAAAAGAATTTAAAGAAATTCAAGAAATTATTAAAAAACAAGATCCAAATTTAGTCCTTAGTGTTAAATCTGAAACAAAAGATATTTTCCATCCTGACACAACAAAAATAGTTCTCCTTGAAGTTACAAAAAAAGTTCAAAGTGAAACTGAATCTACCGAAAATTCAACTCAAAGTAGTGAAAAATCTCAACTTAATTTCCAAATTAGAATTCAAAAACTTCCAGAACCAGCTAAACCAGAGGCTTCAGAAATGACTAATCCAAGCGGTTCAGAAGCAACAGCCGCAACAACCGAAGCAAACTCAACAACTTCAGCAACCCAAACAAGTTCAACAACTTCAGAAACAAGCTCAACAAGCTAA
- a CDS encoding P110/LppT family adhesin N-terminal domain, giving the protein MLNKINKIKNAKTIISTGFSITAILTTIVAVPIGLTIFERSYSSQIFGNVDKNEVVSLKTQTTFSEEDFINALNNLKLHDEYKNLSAKTALALAKNPSYAFNFLNAYDFSPITKHNFRVVLDIEKANPSGTEVKNVVVYAHSDPLKLTYSKQVDLKGFAQSDKSDGDLVGFQIDLEKSNLELSAAKSSKLTASEVAFKLDNDFQASYKISRSKSQAFSDALFQNGLTYNLVNTLGLPTILEKGYVLSPKTVENQKAKQEKMVMIGDSDTKRVDSLMNVKNLVFKNHDDKVGTLSISFELIDPTGKIVKEFDFPILGIKKLSVDVKDVEKQILSQFSDLVQLKPLVQLALVKDNQSLAQTIYTDNKPVNLAALLSKITQNSQQIGRHNQVSTQLFQDPGQNSQANDDKVEINRQDFSTFFNSKSDRIQIPELDGYFVEINKIDLAKNLSQEQKDKLLKENKVSFDVDFQIKKQLNIQAPYLESEFVKSNYPEVLKSSLASLGKGNDSKFVLVDLGSSKSTLEVQLDYDENQRKLLNSALKQNSQIDFSNLDKIDFQDPKIQNFNPLAKTFEFKENPNGPKLTLEYVKSLVSEVVEDAKNQKTFDQVARKLYFLDHGYQPEDVAKLEEYNKKYSAMFSQSEKKSEEKDKKEEKSTQDQTSTTPPASNSTPAQGSTSTEGNSQATTGASTGAATSTTAPAVTTAATPVQASALQDPPQETTTTTPEKDKTPEKTEVTDGLGIKLWSFLQKSNYPQSENSDISYDVVKNSNSQIDVVMSFTPKTTGETTSKPAKLIFSIQNLEDNQSYDYLVKHNPLLLFDFRKNQKTENGEVSKISSLNRTDVEIELNSKTSEETEEPEEQEEEVSMPASMPVAETTQTSETAAAAPSTPVQNTATPEDGIILNKAVILGKDNQPALKNGVVMLAFSLKNIAKNKKTHLLSSKEGKGLFISKVDSNNKETLVIGLDQNGSNAASGEAAHPVVGLISGVQGNAAGLFEIKQSKLEKSTTAPLSFDIFSQKNINLTNQSANFDLLKEDDLLFLTISKKDANYTFTLSSFRNPLSQKIVSNLNLEDTFRDTYNGHLDWSYLGPNPKNESTVTVRGLAIYDSVDSANQESISQELTNAFIKELTR; this is encoded by the coding sequence ATGCTTAATAAAATAAACAAAATAAAAAATGCAAAAACAATAATTTCAACAGGTTTTTCGATTACAGCAATTCTTACAACGATTGTTGCAGTTCCAATTGGTCTAACAATTTTTGAGCGTTCATATAGTTCACAAATTTTTGGTAATGTTGATAAAAATGAGGTTGTTAGTCTAAAAACTCAGACAACTTTTAGCGAGGAAGATTTTATTAATGCCCTTAATAATCTAAAATTGCACGATGAGTACAAAAATTTATCAGCAAAAACAGCCCTTGCACTGGCTAAAAATCCTTCATATGCATTTAATTTTTTAAATGCATATGACTTTAGTCCAATAACAAAACATAATTTCCGGGTAGTTTTAGACATTGAAAAAGCAAATCCATCAGGCACTGAAGTGAAAAATGTTGTAGTTTATGCTCATTCAGATCCACTTAAACTTACTTATTCAAAACAAGTTGACCTTAAAGGTTTTGCTCAAAGTGATAAGTCTGATGGTGATTTAGTTGGATTCCAAATTGATCTTGAAAAATCAAATTTAGAACTTTCTGCAGCAAAAAGTTCTAAATTGACAGCTTCAGAAGTTGCTTTTAAACTTGACAATGATTTTCAAGCTTCATACAAAATATCACGCTCAAAATCTCAAGCATTTTCTGATGCTTTATTCCAAAATGGCTTAACTTATAATTTAGTTAACACATTAGGTTTGCCAACAATTTTGGAAAAAGGTTATGTTTTGTCTCCAAAAACAGTTGAAAACCAAAAAGCTAAACAAGAAAAAATGGTTATGATAGGTGATTCAGACACCAAAAGAGTTGATAGCTTAATGAATGTTAAAAACTTGGTTTTCAAAAATCATGACGATAAAGTTGGTACTCTTTCAATTTCTTTTGAGCTAATTGACCCAACCGGGAAAATTGTCAAGGAATTTGACTTCCCAATTTTAGGAATTAAAAAATTAAGCGTTGATGTAAAAGATGTTGAAAAACAAATTCTTTCACAATTTAGTGATTTAGTTCAATTAAAACCTTTGGTTCAACTAGCGCTTGTCAAAGATAATCAAAGTTTGGCTCAAACTATTTACACCGATAATAAGCCCGTTAATCTCGCAGCACTCTTGAGTAAAATTACGCAAAACTCTCAACAAATTGGACGACATAATCAAGTTTCAACCCAACTTTTCCAAGATCCAGGGCAAAATTCACAAGCTAATGATGACAAAGTTGAAATAAACCGCCAAGATTTTAGTACTTTTTTCAATTCAAAGTCTGATAGAATCCAAATTCCTGAACTTGATGGTTATTTTGTTGAAATTAACAAAATTGATTTAGCAAAAAATTTATCCCAAGAGCAAAAAGATAAACTTTTAAAAGAAAATAAGGTTTCTTTTGATGTTGATTTTCAAATAAAAAAACAACTAAATATTCAAGCACCTTACCTTGAAAGTGAATTTGTTAAGTCAAATTATCCGGAAGTTCTTAAATCTTCACTTGCCAGTTTAGGAAAAGGAAATGACTCTAAATTTGTTTTAGTTGATCTTGGTTCTTCAAAATCTACTCTTGAAGTTCAACTTGATTATGATGAAAATCAGCGAAAACTTCTAAATTCCGCTCTAAAACAAAATTCACAAATTGACTTTTCAAATCTTGACAAAATTGACTTTCAAGATCCAAAAATTCAAAATTTTAATCCTCTAGCTAAAACTTTTGAATTCAAGGAAAATCCTAATGGCCCAAAATTAACTTTAGAATATGTTAAATCTCTAGTTTCAGAAGTTGTTGAAGATGCTAAAAATCAAAAAACATTTGATCAAGTAGCTAGAAAACTTTATTTCTTAGATCACGGATACCAACCAGAAGATGTTGCTAAATTAGAAGAATACAATAAAAAATATTCAGCAATGTTTTCTCAAAGTGAGAAAAAATCTGAAGAAAAAGATAAAAAAGAAGAAAAATCAACACAAGATCAAACTTCAACTACACCTCCGGCTTCAAATTCAACTCCAGCTCAAGGTTCAACTTCAACTGAAGGAAATTCCCAAGCAACAACTGGTGCATCAACAGGTGCTGCCACTTCTACAACGGCTCCTGCAGTAACTACTGCTGCAACCCCTGTACAAGCATCTGCTCTTCAAGATCCACCTCAAGAAACAACAACCACAACACCTGAAAAAGATAAAACACCAGAAAAAACTGAAGTTACAGATGGTTTAGGTATTAAACTCTGGTCATTTTTACAAAAATCTAACTATCCACAATCAGAAAATTCTGATATTTCTTATGATGTTGTTAAAAATTCTAACAGCCAAATTGATGTAGTTATGAGTTTTACTCCAAAAACAACTGGAGAAACTACATCAAAACCAGCAAAATTAATTTTTTCAATTCAAAATCTTGAAGACAATCAATCTTATGATTACTTAGTTAAACATAATCCGCTACTTCTTTTTGATTTTAGAAAAAATCAAAAAACTGAAAATGGAGAAGTTTCAAAAATTTCATCATTAAATCGAACTGACGTTGAAATTGAACTAAATAGTAAAACAAGTGAAGAAACAGAAGAGCCTGAAGAGCAAGAGGAAGAAGTTTCAATGCCAGCCTCAATGCCGGTTGCGGAAACTACTCAAACTAGCGAAACTGCCGCCGCCGCTCCTTCAACTCCAGTTCAAAATACCGCTACCCCAGAAGATGGAATTATACTAAACAAGGCTGTAATTTTAGGAAAAGATAATCAACCCGCGCTTAAAAATGGTGTTGTAATGTTAGCTTTTAGCCTAAAAAACATTGCTAAAAACAAAAAAACTCATTTACTTTCATCTAAAGAAGGTAAAGGCTTATTTATTTCAAAAGTTGATTCTAATAATAAAGAGACTTTAGTAATTGGTCTAGACCAAAACGGTTCTAATGCTGCCTCAGGTGAAGCCGCCCACCCAGTAGTTGGTTTAATTTCTGGTGTTCAAGGTAATGCAGCTGGACTTTTTGAAATTAAACAGTCTAAACTTGAAAAAAGCACCACAGCACCGCTAAGTTTTGATATTTTTTCACAAAAAAACATCAATTTAACTAATCAAAGTGCTAATTTTGATTTACTTAAAGAAGATGACTTATTATTCTTAACTATCTCTAAAAAAGATGCTAATTACACATTTACTTTAAGTTCATTTCGTAACCCATTGTCTCAAAAAATTGTATCTAATTTAAATTTAGAAGACACATTCCGTGATACATATAATGGTCACCTTGATTGAAGCTATTTAGGTCCAAACCCAAAAAATGAATCTACAGTAACTGTTCGTGGTCTAGCAATTTATGATTCTGTAGATTCTGCAAACCAAGAATCAATCTCTCAAGAACTCACAAATGCATTTATTAAGGAACTAACTAGATAG
- the whiA gene encoding DNA-binding protein WhiA, with protein MTFSQQAKLEILANRLTRPKFNSLVKGLIFSSSLDDDPNFFILRINKNEINSRLIDIFQKFQLFFSETRKNKNWICIEKKLIKIDKTPENIQYFFAGLFIGGGSISPLGSKSYHLEISFLDKSKCEKVLNILRQNQLEFTFKQIFYQNRLKIYLKKVNEIIYFLMAIGALEQASKLEILRIERDHYLNANRITNFDIKNAKKISESSTNFIKKWNLIKKYNLTSQFSDQELIFFEIRQKNPELSLQEICKILKKEYNIIRTKAGLNYWLVKSNKILEKGVKNAQ; from the coding sequence ATGACTTTCAGTCAACAAGCAAAACTTGAAATTTTAGCAAATCGACTAACTCGACCAAAATTTAATTCCTTAGTTAAAGGTTTAATTTTTTCATCATCACTCGATGATGATCCAAACTTTTTTATACTAAGAATCAACAAAAATGAAATTAATTCTCGATTAATTGATATTTTTCAAAAATTTCAATTGTTTTTTTCAGAAACTAGAAAAAACAAAAATTGGATCTGTATTGAGAAAAAATTAATTAAAATTGATAAAACACCTGAGAATATTCAATATTTTTTTGCCGGACTTTTCATAGGAGGAGGATCGATTTCACCGCTAGGGTCAAAATCTTACCACCTTGAAATTTCATTTTTGGATAAATCAAAATGTGAAAAAGTTTTAAATATTTTGCGCCAGAATCAATTAGAGTTCACTTTTAAGCAAATTTTTTATCAGAACCGCTTAAAAATTTACTTAAAAAAAGTTAACGAAATAATTTATTTTTTAATGGCTATCGGCGCACTTGAACAAGCTTCAAAACTAGAAATTTTGAGAATTGAACGCGATCATTACCTTAACGCTAACAGAATCACAAATTTTGACATAAAAAATGCCAAAAAGATAAGTGAATCATCAACAAACTTTATTAAAAAATGAAATTTAATTAAAAAATACAATCTAACATCGCAATTTAGCGACCAAGAATTAATTTTCTTTGAAATCCGGCAAAAAAATCCTGAATTAAGTTTGCAAGAAATTTGTAAAATTCTAAAAAAAGAGTATAATATTATTAGAACAAAAGCAGGCCTAAACTATTGGCTTGTCAAGTCTAATAAAATTTTAGAAAAAGGAGTGAAAAATGCTCAATAG
- a CDS encoding MAG0110 family membrane protein has translation MLNRIIFDRKDWRAYSRADEATKKLTNKLLSFSIMWLGVAILLVGLITFAILSIDSLFGAYVRMLHSITSRFTGLLLFFLLLIAVNFGLSYYIGKWALADNPPTIVLVLLFFVFVMANSFLIPMIFAYQIALGQGSYIMIAVGGAGGLMALIGILGYFQVINFGKLLPLIFIGLFIELILLIVSYFVFSSFVDTLYSFVGITVTLGMIGYEFWSIRNQASTILASYNSHTEIKRVFLRLAIWNALSLYISFLRLVLHILRFLNRR, from the coding sequence ATGCTCAATAGAATTATTTTTGACCGCAAAGACTGACGTGCTTATAGCCGAGCAGACGAAGCTACAAAAAAACTAACAAATAAATTGTTGTCTTTTTCCATTATGTGATTAGGGGTTGCAATTTTACTTGTTGGCTTAATTACGTTTGCAATTTTATCAATAGACTCATTATTTGGTGCTTATGTAAGAATGCTTCACAGTATTACATCAAGGTTTACTGGTCTTTTACTATTTTTTCTTTTACTTATTGCAGTAAATTTTGGACTGTCATATTATATAGGTAAATGAGCATTAGCCGATAACCCGCCAACAATCGTTCTTGTTTTGCTCTTTTTTGTTTTTGTAATGGCTAATTCTTTCCTTATTCCAATGATCTTCGCTTATCAAATAGCCTTAGGACAAGGTAGCTATATAATGATTGCAGTTGGTGGTGCTGGTGGTTTAATGGCCCTAATTGGAATTTTAGGTTATTTCCAAGTTATTAATTTTGGTAAATTACTACCTTTAATTTTCATTGGTCTTTTTATTGAATTAATTCTTTTAATTGTTTCCTATTTTGTTTTTTCTTCATTCGTAGACACCTTATACTCATTTGTTGGTATTACAGTTACATTAGGAATGATCGGATATGAGTTTTGAAGCATCAGAAATCAAGCATCTACAATTTTAGCCAGTTACAATAGTCATACAGAAATTAAACGTGTTTTTTTAAGATTAGCAATCTGAAATGCACTTAGTTTATATATTTCTTTCCTTCGTTTAGTATTGCACATATTAAGATTTTTGAACAGACGTTAA
- a CDS encoding inorganic diphosphatase, producing the protein MQKKVILVDIEIDKGSNIKYEIDPKTKKLVVDRILRGDFVYPANYGSIPETLDWDGDPLDVLVYSSQKFLPGSQLNARVLAALEMIDDGEIDTKLIAVHHDDYRLDHINSMDDLPQEWLDSIHYFFSNYKNWKRPGITKVSKFISLDEAIKEFETCTKLYEDFHHYSKEDFLKTMQEKFPEKYQK; encoded by the coding sequence ATGCAAAAAAAAGTAATTTTAGTTGATATTGAGATTGACAAAGGTTCGAACATTAAATATGAAATTGACCCCAAAACTAAAAAATTAGTTGTTGATAGAATTCTTCGTGGTGATTTTGTTTACCCAGCTAACTATGGAAGCATTCCTGAGACACTAGATTGAGACGGCGATCCATTAGATGTTTTAGTTTATTCTAGCCAAAAATTTTTACCTGGATCACAATTAAATGCTAGAGTTTTAGCCGCCCTTGAAATGATAGATGACGGTGAAATTGACACAAAATTAATTGCAGTTCATCATGATGACTATCGTTTAGATCATATTAATTCAATGGACGATCTACCTCAGGAGTGATTAGATTCAATTCATTATTTTTTTAGCAATTATAAAAATTGAAAACGCCCCGGAATTACAAAAGTCTCAAAATTTATCTCTCTTGATGAGGCAATTAAAGAATTTGAAACTTGCACTAAACTTTATGAAGATTTTCACCATTATTCAAAAGAAGATTTTCTTAAAACAATGCAAGAAAAATTCCCAGAAAAATATCAAAAATAA
- a CDS encoding BMP family ABC transporter substrate-binding protein, whose amino-acid sequence MKTKWNKFLKLGLVMPISVIGVIASCGNGHSNDEGTKKTPETPTNPGSGQTQSISDVSKISELVSSRKAEISAAKADPSKHFAMNMAIVTADGTVTDKSFNQSSWEAIQQMAAITGGEITSIDSSTDSLSQKYNSLINTNKNIWVLSGFQHNEALQSWLAIPENKQSFTSKKIIVIGIDLPGLDDVIPQGQYIRLNYKSEEAGYLAGYANAAFLAAKYPNDANKRSAITVGGGAFAAVTDFIAGYLAGIKAYNAANPTKKTKITANTIKLDTNFAVNATSKQTLEGLAANGSPSTLLAVAGPLTGVFADIAAGDHDRFLIGVDTDQSLVYTNATRRFFTSILKNLGYSLFSVLADLYTKKSSSKYLGGFVQSQKNAFVKLGYKDKFVDIADSTLPDSDKTLANKAIEDAKKHFEEKTANSTDVRKTLEIPEMDKDQQARINKLVSEINK is encoded by the coding sequence ATGAAAACTAAGTGAAACAAGTTTTTAAAACTAGGTTTAGTTATGCCAATTTCTGTAATTGGAGTTATTGCTAGTTGCGGTAATGGTCACTCAAATGATGAGGGAACTAAAAAAACTCCTGAAACACCAACAAACCCAGGTTCAGGCCAAACACAAAGCATTAGCGATGTTTCCAAGATTTCTGAATTAGTTTCATCCCGTAAAGCTGAAATAAGTGCAGCAAAAGCAGATCCTTCCAAACATTTTGCAATGAATATGGCAATTGTAACAGCTGATGGAACTGTTACTGACAAGTCTTTTAATCAGTCAAGTTGAGAGGCGATTCAACAAATGGCTGCAATAACAGGCGGAGAAATCACCTCCATTGATAGCAGTACTGATAGTTTATCACAAAAATATAATTCCTTAATTAACACAAATAAAAACATTTGAGTTCTTTCTGGATTTCAACATAATGAAGCTTTACAATCTTGACTTGCTATTCCAGAAAATAAACAATCATTTACTAGTAAAAAAATAATTGTTATTGGAATTGACTTACCTGGTTTGGATGATGTAATTCCACAAGGTCAATACATCCGTTTAAATTATAAATCTGAAGAAGCAGGATATCTTGCAGGTTATGCAAATGCAGCGTTTTTAGCTGCTAAATATCCAAATGATGCAAATAAACGTTCTGCAATAACTGTAGGTGGTGGAGCTTTTGCCGCTGTTACTGACTTTATTGCTGGATATTTGGCCGGAATTAAGGCATATAATGCCGCAAATCCTACCAAAAAAACTAAAATTACCGCTAATACAATCAAATTAGATACAAATTTTGCTGTCAATGCAACAAGCAAACAAACACTTGAAGGTTTAGCGGCAAATGGTTCTCCTTCAACATTGCTAGCAGTGGCCGGTCCACTAACGGGTGTTTTTGCAGATATTGCCGCAGGAGATCATGATCGTTTTTTAATAGGGGTTGATACTGATCAGTCACTTGTTTATACAAATGCAACAAGAAGATTTTTCACATCAATTTTGAAAAATTTAGGATATTCGCTTTTTTCAGTTCTTGCCGATCTATATACTAAAAAATCAAGTTCAAAATATTTAGGCGGATTTGTTCAATCTCAAAAAAATGCATTTGTAAAACTTGGATATAAGGATAAATTTGTCGACATTGCCGATTCAACCCTACCAGATTCAGATAAAACTTTAGCCAATAAAGCAATCGAAGATGCAAAAAAACATTTTGAGGAAAAAACAGCAAACTCCACTGATGTTCGTAAAACATTAGAAATTCCAGAAATGGACAAAGATCAACAAGCTCGAATTAATAAGCTTGTTTCTGAAATTAATAAGTAA